GAAGAATATGCCATGCTTCTGTAAGAGGAAGGGGAAGGTCTCGCTCAGTTACGCGATTTTCTAGCACCCCCCAATAAGCGCGTAACGCATTGCTCTGATCCTCAAGTAGGTCATACAATTTTTCAAGCGCCATAGTTTGTCGATTCCTATTTTGTCGCCCGTCTTCGGCTTTTGATGAGGAGCGGGCAGTCCGAGAGACAAGGATACCGGTAATGAGGGCGCTAAGGATGGCGCTCACGGAGCCGGCTATGACCAGTAGTATCTGATTGATTTCCATTTCGGTCCTGTCTTAATTTGACAGCAGGTAAATCACCATCGGTATGAGCGCAAGGACGAAAAATAACTTTTGGATACCATGCATGACTCTCTCAGTGGCGGTTGGGAATCGCCACTCCGAAAGTCCGGCTATTCCAGACTCCCGGAGGGTTGCTAATGTTTCTATGTTCTGACGAATACCGTGAGGAAACTCGGCCAAGGGGTCGATAGCTTTTCTTTGAAGACAGCCCAGCCCGGCGAGAAACGATATCAGATTCCCAAGTACCGCGTATTTCAGGAGCGTGGGAGTCGGCGTGACGTGCTGCGTCACTGTGAGAATCACCGGAATAATGGCCCCGGACAGGAGGGTGAGCATTTTGACAAAATCTTGGTAGTGCCCATAGTACTCGCGAAAATACCGGGATTCGATCGGCTCTTCCTTTTTATCGGTTTTGGGTGGCTGCATTTGGATCGTGAGAGCGCCCATTCAAACAGAAAAATACCTTTGCGCTCTTCCTCCGGCAGAATTTCATGGTTTAAGATTACGGGGCAGGGGGAAGGGAGCGATAAACGTTCCATCCCCCTTCAGTCAATCCGACAGCGGAATACTGAGACGACCCATATGTGAGAGTGGATGACATAATGGTCAGAAGGCCAACGCTCTCAAGGGCGGCCATCAGTTGTTGAACAGCATGGTTCTCTTGAAGGCCGGTGATCTCCATAATCTTATCTTTATAGAGTTGGCGCAACGCACGGATTTCACCGTCGCGCCCCGTATTGCTGACAACATATCTGTCATCTCCCTCGCTGAGGGTGTCTCCAATATAACGGATGAGTGCTTGCTGGTTTGTCATAGTGTTAATTCCCTTCTGGGTTGCTGCCTTCTATTCGTCGGATCAAATCTCTCGTTTGCCGTGCTCTATCCATTGCGACCAACCGCAACGGCTCATTCTGTGCCCGATTCGCATAGTCCACGTTCCGTTGAAAGAAACGGTGGAGCGCCCGCATGGTCGCCAGGGTGTGTTGGGTTCGCGGGTCGATTTTGCTAGAGTTCGACATAGTAACTCCTGTCAATCTGCGGTGGCTCTGCTGGGAACAGAACCGCGCGTTATGGGTTGAACGGACGCACGAATGCCAAGCCAGGGGTGGTGGCCCCCGGTTGGCAGAGAAACAGTGAAGGGGAAATTTTTCCCGCATGACGTTGACTCCTGCCATACGGGATGCTGGGGGGAGGGTTGCTTATTCGCTTCCCCGTGCATCTCGCATGGCAAATGGCCCGGCGCTTTGAGTGTCGGGTTTTTTTGTATGTTAAGTCATTGTTTTCATGGCGCAAAGCATAGGCTGCCACCAGGCGAAAGTCAATCAACTACTGCCGAAGGTACTGGCTGCGTTTGGCTCCGAGTGGCTGCATTTAGATTCAAACGCAGCCACTCGGTGAGGACAAACGCAGCCAGTACCGCCGGGTCGAGGCGGACGCATTGCCGGTCCTCGGCACCTGCCGTATGCTGCGCGTATGAAGCTACGTGTGGTGAGCCAGGAAGACATCTCGCCCGGCCTGAGTCTGGCCAGCGACCGGTTCTTTCTGCAAACCGTGGACACCACCGCCGTCCTCCGCGTGTACACCTGCCCGGGCGACGTAGTGCGGCTCGGTCGCTATCACGCCGTCGCACGCCTGAACGCGACCGACCGGGTGACGGTCAGCCGCCGCCTGAGCGGAGGTCGGGTCGTACCGAGCGGACACGGCTTTGTCCACTTCTCCCTGATCCTGCCCCACCGCTCGGCCTTTTTCTCGGACGATCCGTTCTACCTGGCACCGTTGCAAGTCCTCAACCGCCACGTCCGCAGCGTGCTGCACGGCTTCAAGGCGGCCGGCGTCCAGCTGTTCTACCCGGGTCGGGATTTCCTGACCATTGACCGCCGGACGGTTGGCTGGGTGTCGTGGACCAGCGACCAGAACGGCGCNNNNNNNNNNNNNNNNNNNNNNNNNNNNNNNNNNNNNNNNNNNNNNNNNNNNNNNNNNNNNNNNNNNNNNNNNNNNNNNNNNNNNNNNNNNNNNNNNNNNNNNNNNNNNNNNNNNNNNNCCACCCTCGCTGGCCCAGCTGACGCGTCTCTTCCAGCACGGCTTCGCCCAGTTGGCCGAGACCTGTGTCGCCCAGAACCTGAGCCACACCGAGCAAGAGCACATCGGCCGCCTGGCCCACAGCTCGGCGGCCGATGCCTGGCTCTCCAGCTGGCCGGCTCGCCACGACCTGCCCTTTCAGCCCAGCCTGCCCACACCCCTCGGCAGCCTGACCATCGGTTTTGAGGTCACTCCCCAGCACACCCTGTCGGCGCTCCAGCTGAGCGGAGATTTTCTGGCGCCCGTCCACACCGTTGAAAGCCTCCAGTCGACCCTCAGCGGACAGGCCCTGACTCTCCCCGCCCTGCAACGGAGCATGGACCAGATCTTCCTCTCCCCCGAACACTATTTTTTAGGCCCTCAGCATATGCGGGTCATTCCAGAAACGATCCTGCACGCCTATGGACTTTAGACGCCTGTGCGACCGACTCAGCCTGGACAATTCCCATACTCGGCTGGCCAGCCTAGCCCAGCTGGAACAGGCCGGCGATGAGCTGGTTCTGCCGTCATCGGTGGTAGACGCCCTGCTCGGCTGCCTGGGCGACCGCAACAAGGCCGTCCAACGCCGGGCCGCCCAACAGCTGGTCCGCTTTTCTTCCAGGCAGCCCGCCATTGTCGAGCTGTTACGCGACAGGCTAACCGNNNNNNNNNNNNNNNNNNNNNNNNNNNNNNNNNNNNNNNNNNNNNNNNNNNNNNNNNNNNNNNNNNNNNNNNNNNNNNNNNNNNNNNNNNNNNNNNNNNNNNNNNNNNNNNNNNNNNNNNNNNNNNNNNNNNNNNNNNNNNNNNNNNNNNNNNNNNNNNNNNNNNNNNNNNNNNNNNNNNNNNNNNNNNNNNNNNNNNNNNNNNNNNNNNNNNNNNNNNNNNNNNNNNNNNNNNNNNNNNNNNNNNNNNGCAGCCCGGCAGGTCTACCTGGCGAGCCTGAGCGATCAGCAGGCCGGCGTGCGACTGGCCGGACTGTCGTGTCTCGGCCAGTGTCCGCCCCATAATGCCGACGCCGACGCTGAGGCCGCCCTGATTCGGATTCTGGTCACCGACCCGGTGAGCGGCGTGCGGCGCGCCAGCGCGGCCAGCCTGGGCCGGCGCGGCCACCGCTCGCCAGCAGTCGTGAGTGCGCTGCACCAAGCCACAGACGATCCAGACCCGAGTTTGGCCCGAGCCGCAGCCGCAGCCCTCAAGAAGCTCCGCCCGTCACACGCCGAGGATCGGTCCTCCTGACCGGCTCCAGGAAAAGAACTCAGGCGTGGAGGAAAAGTCCGGCCATGAATCTGAAATCGACCTCGGGCAGCGCGGCAATTTCTTGCAGCTTGGGACGGGCGGCTGCGGCCAGAACCCGCATCGCCGCGCCCTCGTCCGCGCTCCAGGCTAGGCGTCGGGCCGCCAGACTCAGAAACTCCGCATAGCGCTCATCAGACGCGCCGCCAAACGCCCGTTGAAAATTCTCCACCTCCGCCCGCCGCAGCGGCTGAACCGTAAGCACCCGAGTCGCCACCCAGCGGATACACGCCGTGTTCCACACCGCTTCCAGGCTGAGCCCTCGGTCTGCCGCACGGTCGGCCTCATCAAGCCAGGGCCGTAGCGCGCTAAACCAGTGCGGGATATGGCTCAGGACGGTTTCGATCCGCCGCACATCGGCCAGATTCCGAAAGCGTCGGTACAGCACCTCACCCGGCGTTTCCAACCCCTGAAAAAAAGCCGGCATGGGTCGGCGCACT
The Desulfurellaceae bacterium genome window above contains:
- a CDS encoding HEAT repeat domain-containing protein; translated protein: AARQVYLASLSDQQAGVRLAGLSCLGQCPPHNADADAEAALIRILVTDPVSGVRRASAASLGRRGHRSPAVVSALHQATDDPDPSLARAAAAALKKLRPSHAEDRSS